One window of Mesoplasma syrphidae genomic DNA carries:
- the def gene encoding peptide deformylase, producing MKLDLNKDLLQKEIPTNKWLVKDSNVKIIRSVSPDVEDPNNLSLEQEDCMNKLIDFVRYSQDPILNSEENDDYLRPAVGLAAPQIGYNYNMFFVRFEFDKVGEEYAIINPKITAKSEQITALEDGEGCLSVNIDHEGIVPRSFKIVVEAFDYFSKQYIELTLRSYRSIVFQHEIEHNQGKLYYDLINKEEPHYTNEKWILI from the coding sequence TGAAATTAGACCTTAATAAAGATTTATTGCAAAAGGAAATACCTACTAACAAATGATTAGTCAAAGATAGTAATGTCAAAATTATTCGTTCAGTTAGTCCTGATGTAGAAGACCCCAATAACTTATCTTTAGAGCAAGAAGACTGTATGAATAAATTAATTGACTTTGTGCGTTACTCTCAAGACCCAATCTTAAATAGTGAAGAAAATGATGATTATCTACGCCCTGCTGTTGGCTTAGCAGCTCCACAAATTGGTTACAATTATAATATGTTCTTTGTAAGATTTGAGTTCGACAAAGTTGGTGAAGAGTACGCTATTATAAATCCAAAAATTACTGCCAAAAGTGAGCAAATTACTGCATTAGAAGATGGCGAAGGCTGTTTAAGTGTTAATATTGATCATGAAGGCATCGTACCACGTAGTTTCAAAATTGTTGTTGAGGCGTTTGATTATTTTTCAAAACAATACATTGAATTAACTTTGAGAAGCTACCGTTCAATTGTTTTTCAACATGAAATCGAGCATAATCAAGGCAAGCTATATTATGACTTAATAAATAAAGAAGAACCTCATTATACTAATGAAAAATGAATTTTGATATAA
- the nrdI gene encoding class Ib ribonucleoside-diphosphate reductase assembly flavoprotein NrdI, whose translation MHKDVTKVATKNVVKPSGPIHVVYFSSISNNTHRFIQKLGIDNSRIPFEINEEILVNSDYVLITPTYSGGGNLTDGAVPKQVIKFLNNKQNRDFCRGVIASGNTNFGDTFALAGPIISKRLNVPLLYQFELLGTKNDVETISEIIKNFWGENNYERK comes from the coding sequence ATGCATAAGGATGTTACAAAAGTTGCAACTAAAAATGTTGTCAAACCCAGTGGACCGATTCATGTAGTTTACTTTTCTTCAATTTCCAATAATACCCATCGTTTTATTCAAAAATTGGGAATTGATAACTCACGTATTCCGTTTGAAATTAATGAGGAAATTTTAGTTAATAGTGACTATGTTTTGATCACTCCAACTTATAGTGGGGGTGGAAATTTAACTGATGGGGCAGTTCCAAAACAAGTTATTAAGTTTTTGAATAATAAGCAGAATCGTGATTTTTGTCGTGGAGTAATTGCTTCAGGAAATACAAACTTTGGTGATACATTTGCTTTAGCAGGACCGATTATTTCAAAGCGGCTAAATGTCCCACTTTTATATCAATTTGAATTATTAGGAACAAAAAATGACGTTGAAACAATCAGCGAAATTATTAAAAATTTTTGAGGGGAAAATAATTATGAGCGAAAATAA
- a CDS encoding lipoprotein: MRKILTILGAVTITTTSSVPTISCGPEKRVANKKINQSNIKNEVENFLDEHIYNSREEAISALSKSEWKAEGIAYLECTVLSNLLPRSIYVTPILKNNYSWENASDEAFSTVFKMDVSNLIAKKYKNIASNWYLNIEEAETKIKQEFQGVSGIKNVSLQWKDQRSFSVEVKINYEERVSGPLTLSFTLSKKTNLDSKILETLELYKNRKFDSELQLKGALTTGLTQIEGVKSINITTQQKSLNNTLQCNITVEYNNGYGGALLYQKDFLIKIDLTSKIESLLSNLSEQYYDNKIAAETNIEKRLKLIDGIDDVNISSNSVEGSINIFSYNLIVKYFDTDYIGKDTYQSNFKIKTNVSNLIHEKELEFQQEEYDNYLSVETRAKELLESINGIFKAQVIDLNKESSYIHMRLSCDKNFVLDDYEVKWNFKIDFPKISKVADQELSYRNNLITKTVQLTGSKLESKRIVAISANPKIISVSINGLNVTVSAMANVAGIVNTQISLEVANTPETMTSFNVSLQGKPEVEVLDSSLPDLIQMRTGWEKEIDFKLNYFDSNLDTVSAAPSDNDGQTSGQIILKDPSKSIYTLKIKALKGNNISSNGQQKMNILVNESIAKSFATQIHDLPNISSDIDSSSQLAIKTKTTATIKLKLTLNDSKDIVKVRVSDADGIVEPTLTKIDESTYKLEIYGAKSNSWMPIGGNQDVIISINDKDVWKVNTRVR; the protein is encoded by the coding sequence ATGAGAAAAATATTAACAATATTGGGTGCAGTTACTATAACTACTACTTCAAGCGTCCCAACTATATCTTGTGGCCCAGAAAAAAGGGTTGCTAACAAAAAAATTAATCAAAGTAACATTAAAAATGAGGTTGAAAATTTTTTAGATGAGCATATATACAATTCTAGAGAAGAAGCAATAAGTGCATTATCAAAATCAGAATGAAAAGCCGAAGGCATTGCATATCTAGAATGTACAGTTTTGTCAAATCTTTTGCCTCGATCAATTTATGTTACTCCAATATTAAAAAATAACTATAGTTGGGAAAATGCTAGCGATGAAGCCTTTAGCACCGTATTTAAAATGGATGTATCAAATTTAATTGCAAAAAAATATAAAAATATAGCATCTAATTGATACTTAAATATCGAAGAAGCCGAAACAAAAATCAAACAAGAATTTCAAGGAGTTAGTGGAATCAAAAATGTTTCCTTACAGTGAAAAGATCAAAGAAGTTTTTCTGTTGAAGTTAAAATTAATTATGAAGAACGAGTGTCTGGGCCTTTGACACTTTCCTTTACATTATCTAAAAAAACCAATCTTGATTCCAAAATACTAGAAACATTAGAATTATATAAAAATCGAAAATTTGATTCAGAGTTGCAGCTAAAAGGAGCACTTACCACTGGTCTTACTCAAATTGAAGGAGTTAAAAGTATAAATATTACAACTCAGCAAAAAAGTTTAAATAATACTTTACAATGCAATATTACCGTTGAATACAATAATGGTTATGGCGGCGCTTTATTATATCAAAAAGACTTTTTAATCAAAATTGATTTGACCTCAAAAATTGAAAGTTTGTTATCGAATTTAAGTGAACAGTACTACGATAATAAAATAGCTGCTGAAACTAATATTGAAAAAAGGTTAAAACTAATAGACGGAATTGACGATGTTAATATTTCCTCTAATTCAGTAGAAGGAAGTATTAACATATTTAGTTACAATTTAATTGTTAAATACTTTGATACTGACTATATTGGAAAAGATACTTACCAAAGTAATTTTAAAATCAAGACAAATGTAAGTAATTTAATTCATGAAAAAGAACTAGAATTTCAACAAGAAGAATATGATAATTATTTATCTGTTGAAACAAGGGCCAAAGAATTATTAGAAAGCATTAATGGAATTTTCAAAGCTCAAGTAATTGATTTAAACAAAGAGTCATCTTATATTCATATGCGATTATCTTGTGACAAAAATTTTGTATTAGATGATTATGAAGTAAAATGAAATTTTAAAATTGATTTTCCAAAAATAAGTAAAGTAGCGGATCAAGAACTAAGTTACAGAAACAATTTGATTACAAAAACTGTTCAATTAACTGGATCAAAACTTGAGAGTAAAAGAATTGTTGCAATTTCTGCAAATCCGAAAATAATCTCTGTATCAATTAACGGATTAAATGTAACTGTTAGTGCAATGGCAAATGTTGCTGGAATTGTAAATACTCAAATTTCTTTAGAAGTGGCAAATACTCCAGAAACAATGACAAGTTTTAATGTTTCTCTTCAAGGAAAGCCAGAAGTTGAAGTCTTGGATAGCTCATTGCCTGACTTAATTCAAATGCGCACCGGATGAGAAAAAGAAATTGATTTTAAACTAAACTACTTTGATTCTAACTTAGATACAGTTTCAGCTGCGCCATCAGATAATGATGGTCAAACATCAGGGCAAATTATTTTAAAAGATCCTAGCAAAAGCATTTATACTTTGAAAATTAAAGCTTTAAAAGGTAATAATATTTCAAGCAATGGCCAACAAAAAATGAATATATTAGTAAACGAATCTATTGCTAAAAGCTTTGCCACTCAAATTCATGATTTACCTAATATATCATCTGATATTGATAGCAGTTCACAGCTCGCAATAAAAACTAAAACTACAGCGACTATTAAACTAAAACTGACCTTAAATGATTCAAAAGACATCGTTAAAGTTAGAGTAAGCGATGCTGACGGAATTGTTGAACCAACTTTAACAAAAATCGATGAATCAACATATAAACTAGAAATTTATGGTGCTAAAAGTAACAGCTGAATGCCCATTGGTGGTAATCAAGATGTTATTATCAGCATAAATGATAAAGATGTTTGAAAAGTTAATACTAGAGTTAGATAA
- the nrdE gene encoding class 1b ribonucleoside-diphosphate reductase subunit alpha has protein sequence MSENKILTLSGTNESDEYIELNAKSKLFSVGKDNFKLDLEAARVYMKNHVIPNTKTFRDIKEKITWLVNNNYYEAEIIDSYDLDAIANLYTKALKYNHEFPSFMGALKFFNAYGLKTFDGKQYLEDYELRVLMCSLFLGDSDINKASKILDQMMLGRFQPATPTFLNAGKKQRGEFISCYLIRVEDNIESIGRAITTSLQLSKRGGGVALCLTNLREFSAPIKQIQNQATGIIPVMKILEDSFSYANQLGQRQGAGAVYLNVHHPDIMSFLDTKRENADEKIRIKSLSLGVVVPDITFELAKNNEEMALFSPYDVERVYKKAMSDISITKEYYNMLNNPEIKKTFISARKLFQTIAELHFESGYPYLLFDDTVNNRNAHANQGRIVMSNLCSEIVQVSTPSEFNVDLTYKSIGDDICCNLGSVNIAKMMESGSEFSEAIFNSIWALNHVSRNSDLSCAPSVEQGNRKNRAVGLGAMNLHGFLATNKIFYNSPEAIDFTNIFFYVMAYHAFKASNELVKSFGAFTDFEKTQFADGKYFEKYTKCEPSKWSPQTSRIKEIFAQYNIEIPTQEQWILLSEKIQKEGIANSHLMAVAPTGSISYLSSCTPSLQPVVAPVEVRKEGKLGRVYVPAYKIDFENMGYYAMGAYEVGPNPIIDVVAAAQQHVDQAISLTLFMTDQATTRDLNKAYIRAFTSGCASIYYVRVRQEVLENSENYECDACVI, from the coding sequence ATGAGCGAAAATAAAATTTTAACTTTGTCAGGAACAAATGAATCTGACGAATATATTGAATTAAATGCAAAATCGAAACTGTTTAGTGTGGGAAAAGATAACTTTAAGTTAGACTTAGAAGCGGCACGAGTATATATGAAAAATCATGTAATTCCAAATACGAAAACTTTTAGAGATATAAAAGAAAAGATTACTTGATTAGTTAATAATAATTATTATGAAGCTGAAATTATTGATAGTTATGATTTAGATGCTATTGCCAACTTATACACTAAAGCACTTAAATATAACCATGAGTTTCCTAGTTTCATGGGAGCACTAAAGTTTTTCAACGCTTATGGATTGAAAACTTTTGATGGTAAGCAATATTTAGAAGATTATGAATTACGAGTATTAATGTGTTCTTTATTTTTGGGAGACAGTGACATTAACAAGGCAAGTAAAATTTTAGATCAAATGATGTTGGGAAGATTTCAACCAGCAACGCCAACTTTTTTAAATGCCGGAAAAAAACAACGCGGGGAATTCATATCTTGTTATTTAATTCGTGTTGAAGATAATATTGAGTCAATTGGAAGAGCAATTACTACTTCATTGCAATTGTCAAAACGTGGTGGTGGAGTTGCTTTATGTTTAACGAATTTGCGTGAATTTTCAGCACCAATTAAGCAAATCCAAAATCAAGCGACAGGGATCATTCCAGTTATGAAAATTTTAGAAGATTCTTTTTCCTATGCTAATCAACTGGGCCAACGACAAGGAGCTGGTGCTGTTTATTTAAATGTTCATCACCCTGATATTATGAGCTTCCTGGACACTAAACGTGAAAATGCCGATGAAAAAATTCGTATTAAGTCGCTATCTTTGGGAGTTGTTGTTCCAGATATTACTTTTGAATTAGCAAAAAACAATGAAGAAATGGCGCTGTTTAGTCCTTATGATGTTGAGCGTGTTTATAAAAAGGCTATGAGCGATATTTCAATTACTAAAGAGTATTACAATATGCTTAATAATCCTGAAATTAAAAAAACTTTCATTAGTGCTCGTAAACTATTTCAAACAATTGCTGAATTGCATTTTGAAAGTGGATATCCATACTTGTTATTCGACGATACTGTTAACAATCGCAATGCTCACGCCAACCAAGGGCGTATTGTCATGAGTAACTTATGTAGTGAAATTGTTCAAGTAAGTACCCCAAGTGAATTTAATGTTGATTTAACATACAAAAGTATTGGAGACGACATTTGTTGTAACTTAGGAAGTGTTAATATTGCTAAAATGATGGAAAGTGGCAGCGAATTTTCAGAAGCTATTTTTAACTCAATATGAGCCTTAAATCATGTTTCAAGAAATAGTGATTTGTCATGTGCTCCTTCAGTTGAACAAGGAAATCGCAAAAATCGAGCAGTGGGATTAGGAGCTATGAACTTACACGGTTTTTTAGCAACTAACAAAATTTTTTATAACTCACCTGAGGCAATTGATTTTACAAATATTTTTTTCTATGTAATGGCTTATCATGCTTTTAAGGCTTCAAATGAATTAGTAAAATCATTTGGAGCATTCACAGATTTTGAAAAAACTCAATTTGCAGATGGAAAATATTTTGAAAAATATACCAAATGTGAACCATCAAAATGGTCACCTCAAACATCTCGAATTAAAGAAATTTTTGCACAGTATAATATTGAAATTCCAACGCAAGAACAGTGAATTTTGCTAAGCGAAAAAATTCAAAAAGAAGGAATTGCTAATTCGCATTTAATGGCAGTTGCTCCAACAGGATCGATTAGTTATTTATCATCATGCACTCCAAGTTTGCAGCCAGTTGTAGCTCCAGTTGAAGTTCGTAAAGAAGGTAAATTGGGAAGAGTTTATGTACCAGCCTATAAAATTGATTTTGAAAATATGGGATACTACGCAATGGGTGCATACGAAGTTGGACCAAATCCAATTATTGATGTTGTCGCTGCTGCTCAACAACATGTTGATCAGGCAATTTCTTTAACTTTATTTATGACTGATCAGGCAACAACTCGTGATTTAAATAAAGCTTATATTCGTGCTTTCACAAGTGGTTGTGCATCAATTTACTATGTTCGTGTTCGTCAAGAAGTTCTTGAAAATAGTGAAAATTATGAATGTGATGCTTGCGTAATTTAA